From Streptomyces sp. NBC_00370, a single genomic window includes:
- a CDS encoding DUF397 domain-containing protein has translation MTTKADALDAAHWFKSSYSDNQGGACVEGARLADGSLAVRDSKDPQGPALLFPAEAWRKAVDGADWFKSSYSNDQGGACVEGARLGDGSMAVRDSKDPHGPALIFAPNVWRAFISGPGQM, from the coding sequence ATGACCACCAAGGCTGACGCCCTCGACGCCGCCCACTGGTTCAAGTCCAGCTACAGCGACAACCAGGGCGGCGCATGCGTCGAGGGCGCCCGCCTTGCGGACGGCTCGTTGGCTGTCCGTGATTCCAAGGACCCGCAGGGTCCCGCCCTGCTCTTCCCTGCTGAGGCGTGGCGGAAGGCCGTCGACGGCGCCGACTGGTTCAAGTCGAGCTACAGCAACGACCAGGGCGGCGCGTGCGTCGAGGGCGCCCGCCTTGGGGACGGCTCCATGGCCGTCCGTGACTCCAAGGACCCCCACGGTCCCGCCCTGATCTTCGCCCCCAACGTCTGGCGCGCGTTCATTTCGGGTCCCGGTCAGATGTGA
- a CDS encoding DUF397 domain-containing protein has protein sequence MTTKAETLSGADWFKSSYSDNQGGECVEGARLADGSMAVRDSKDPHGPALLFPASAWRAFTKEHGDR, from the coding sequence ATGACCACCAAGGCAGAAACCCTGAGCGGCGCCGACTGGTTCAAGTCGAGCTATAGCGACAATCAGGGCGGCGAGTGCGTTGAGGGTGCCCGCCTTGCGGACGGTTCGATGGCTGTCCGTGATTCCAAGGATCCCCACGGACCCGCCCTGCTCTTCCCCGCCAGTGCCTGGCGCGCCTTCACGAAGGAGCACGGAGACCGATGA